A genomic region of Oncorhynchus mykiss isolate Arlee chromosome 2, USDA_OmykA_1.1, whole genome shotgun sequence contains the following coding sequences:
- the LOC110507515 gene encoding CCR4-NOT transcription complex subunit 10 isoform X2, with amino-acid sequence MADNNTDQEKAIAANALEAFTAGNYEESLKHLGKLQELNKEDYKIALNKAIAEFYKSGQTTTCTLKQTLIAMKNQVHTSMEDIDGLDDVENSLLYYNQAIIHYHMRQYSEAIAIGERLYQFLEPFEKFALAVCFLLVDLYLLTYQPEKALHLLAVLEKLSVQGNNKNGKGEVIFQAQCKFYIHRDPVVEAADFIQDNLRELTGGQSVNSANKDGRNQKAEFIGMIEAAKSKMHQYKVRAYIQMKSSKACKREIKSVMNTAGNSASSLFLKSNFEYLRGNYRKAVKLLNSSNIAEHPGAIKTGECVRCMFWNNLGCIHFAMGKHNLGIFYFKKALQENDHTCAQLGDGGATGNGQSKQFSGIPMCALLANKRYELLYNCGIQLLHIGRPLAAFDCLMDAVQVYHSNPGLWLRLAECCIAANKGSLEQDNKGLPSKKGIVQAIVGQGYHRKIILASQSTQNTIYSDGQSAAIPVASMEFAAICLRNGLVLLPDHQQQENKAENGSKTTSQSGSTESGSENSDACSGKGQEGDKFLSAAPSSPLRKQEVENLRCSLLACSAYVALVLGDNLMALNHAEKLLHQTKLSGSLKFLGHLYAAEALISLDRISEAIGHLNPENVTDVSMGVLSSEQDQVFVFTGPDKGDLEPVESSGKQTPLCYPSTVSSARAIMLFNLGSAYCLRSEYEKARKCLHQAASMVNTKEIPPEAILLAVYLELQNGNTQLALQIIKRNQLLPSVLQAPSPDTRKKPVPPSFQPVQPPIQMPSPFTTVQRK; translated from the exons ATGGCAGATAACAACACAG ACCAAGAAAAAGCAATAGCTGCAAATGCGTTGGAGGCGTTTACG GCTGGAAACTATGAGGAATCTTTGAAACACCTTGGAAAGCTGCAAGAGTTGAACAAGGAGGACTACAAGATTGCTTTGAATAAAGCAATAGCTGAATTCTACAAGAGCGGCCAAACCACCACATGCACCCTGAAGCAGACTCTTATTGCAATGAAAAACCAG GTTCACACTTCAATGGAGGATATTGATGGTTTGGATGATGTAGAAAACAGTCTTCTCTACTACAATCAAGCAATCATTCACTACCACATGAGACAGTACTCCGAAGCTATTGCTATTGGAGAGAGGCTGTACCAGTTTCTGGAGCCGTTTG AGAAGTTTGCTCTGGCGGTCTGCTTCTTGCTGGTGGATCTGTACCTGCTAACGTACCAGCCAGAGAAGGCCCTCCATCTCCTTGCTGTGCTGGAGAAACTGTCTGTACAGGGAAATAACAAGAACGGCAAAGGGGAG GTAATATTTCAGGCACAGTGCAAGTTCTACATTCACAGGGACCCGGTAGTGGAGGCAGCAGACTTCATTCAGGATAATCTCAGGGAGCTTACTGGAGGACAG AGTGTCAACAGCGCCAACAAAGATGGTCGGAACCAGAAGGCAGAGTTCATTGGCATGATCGAAGCGGCAAAATCCAAAATGCACCAG TACAAAGTGCGAGCGTACATTCAGATGAAGTCATCAAAGGCCTGCAAAAGGGAGATCAAGTCTGTGATGAACACAGCAGGGAAT TCTGCTTCCTCACTCTTCCTCAAGAGTAACTTTGAGTACCTGAGAGGAAACTACCGCAAAGCAGTGAAGCTCTTAAACAGCTCCAACATCGCAGAGCACCCTGGGGCCATCAAAACAG GTGAATGTGTGCGCTGTATGTTCTGGAACAACCTGGGTTGCATACACTTTGCCATGGGGAAACACAACCTAGGTATATTCTACTTCAAAAAGGCCCTGCAGGAGAACGACCACACGTGTGCACAGCTGGGGGACGGTGGGGCGACGGGGAACGGGCAAT CTAAGCAGTTCTCGGGCATCCCCATGTGTGCGCTGCTAGCCAACAAGCGTTATGAGCTGCTGTATAACTGTGGGATCCAGCTGCTGCACATCGGCCGGCCCCTGGCGGCCTTCGACTGTCTGATGGATGCTGTGCAGGTGTACCACTCTAACCCTGGCCTCTGGTTACGGTTGGCTGAGTGCTGCATTGCTGCCAACAAGGGT AGCTTAGAACAAGACAACAAGGGTCTTCCGAGTAAAAAGGGTATCGTTCAGGCCATCGTTGGGCAGGGCTACCATCGCAAGATCATCCTGGCATCACAGTCCACCCAGAACACAATCTACAG tgATGGGCAGTCTGCAGCCATTCCGGTGGCCAGTATGGAGTTTGCAGCGATCTGTCTGAGGAACGGCCTGGTCCTCCTCCCTGATCACCAGCAGCAGGAGAACAAGGCAGAGAACGGCTCCAAGAcaaccagccagtcaggcagCACAGAGAGCGGCTCAGAGAACAGCGACGCCTGCAG TGGGAAAGGTCAAGAAGGAGACAAGTTCCTTTCTGCAGCACCGTCTTCACCTCTGAGGAAACAGGAGGTTGAAAACCTCAG GTGTTCCCTCCTGGCCTGCAGTGCCTACGTGGCCCTGGTGTTAGGAGACAACCTGATGGCCCTGAACCATGCAGAGAAGCTCCTTCACCAGACCAAGCTGTCTGGATCACTCAA gttCCTGGGACACCTGTATGCTGCAGAGGCCCTCATATCCCTGGACCGGATCTCAGAGGCCATCGGTCACCTCAACCCAGAGAACGTCACTGATGTCTCCATGGGGGTGTTGTCTAGCGAGCAGGACCAAG tgtttgtgttcaCAGGGCCAGATAAAGGGGATCTGGAGCCTGTCGAGTCAT CAGGGAAGCAGACTCCTCTGTGTTACCCCAGCACAGTGAGCTCAGCCCGGGCCATAATGCTGTTCAACCTGGGCAGTGCCTATTGTCTGAGGAGTGAGTACGAGAAGGCCCGCAAGTGCCTGCATCAG GCCGCCTCCATGGTGAACACCAAGGAGATTCCTCCTGAAGCCATCTTACTGGCTGTCTACCTGGAGCTGCAGAACG ggaaCACACAGCTCGCCCTGCAGATCATCAAACGTAACCAGCTCCTCCCCTCAGTGCTCCAGGCGCCCTCTCCAGACACACGAAAGAAGCCTGTTCCCCCCTCCTTCCAGCCTGTCCAACCACCCATCCAGATGCCCTCACCCTTCACAACAGTCCAGCGCAAATGA
- the LOC110507515 gene encoding CCR4-NOT transcription complex subunit 10 isoform X5, with the protein MADNNTDQEKAIAANALEAFTAGNYEESLKHLGKLQELNKEDYKIALNKAIAEFYKSGQTTTCTLKQTLIAMKNQVHTSMEDIDGLDDVENSLLYYNQAIIHYHMRQYSEAIAIGERLYQFLEPFEKFALAVCFLLVDLYLLTYQPEKALHLLAVLEKLSVQGNNKNGKGESVNSANKDGRNQKAEFIGMIEAAKSKMHQYKVRAYIQMKSSKACKREIKSVMNTAGNSASSLFLKSNFEYLRGNYRKAVKLLNSSNIAEHPGAIKTGECVRCMFWNNLGCIHFAMGKHNLGIFYFKKALQENDHTCAQLGDGGATGNGQSKQFSGIPMCALLANKRYELLYNCGIQLLHIGRPLAAFDCLMDAVQVYHSNPGLWLRLAECCIAANKGSLEQDNKGLPSKKGIVQAIVGQGYHRKIILASQSTQNTIYSDGQSAAIPVASMEFAAICLRNGLVLLPDHQQQENKAENGSKTTSQSGSTESGSENSDACSGKGQEGDKFLSAAPSSPLRKQEVENLRCSLLACSAYVALVLGDNLMALNHAEKLLHQTKLSGSLKFLGHLYAAEALISLDRISEAIGHLNPENVTDVSMGVLSSEQDQVFVFTGPDKGDLEPVESSGKQTPLCYPSTVSSARAIMLFNLGSAYCLRSEYEKARKCLHQAASMVNTKEIPPEAILLAVYLELQNGNTQLALQIIKRNQLLPSVLQAPSPDTRKKPVPPSFQPVQPPIQMPSPFTTVQRK; encoded by the exons ATGGCAGATAACAACACAG ACCAAGAAAAAGCAATAGCTGCAAATGCGTTGGAGGCGTTTACG GCTGGAAACTATGAGGAATCTTTGAAACACCTTGGAAAGCTGCAAGAGTTGAACAAGGAGGACTACAAGATTGCTTTGAATAAAGCAATAGCTGAATTCTACAAGAGCGGCCAAACCACCACATGCACCCTGAAGCAGACTCTTATTGCAATGAAAAACCAG GTTCACACTTCAATGGAGGATATTGATGGTTTGGATGATGTAGAAAACAGTCTTCTCTACTACAATCAAGCAATCATTCACTACCACATGAGACAGTACTCCGAAGCTATTGCTATTGGAGAGAGGCTGTACCAGTTTCTGGAGCCGTTTG AGAAGTTTGCTCTGGCGGTCTGCTTCTTGCTGGTGGATCTGTACCTGCTAACGTACCAGCCAGAGAAGGCCCTCCATCTCCTTGCTGTGCTGGAGAAACTGTCTGTACAGGGAAATAACAAGAACGGCAAAGGGGAG AGTGTCAACAGCGCCAACAAAGATGGTCGGAACCAGAAGGCAGAGTTCATTGGCATGATCGAAGCGGCAAAATCCAAAATGCACCAG TACAAAGTGCGAGCGTACATTCAGATGAAGTCATCAAAGGCCTGCAAAAGGGAGATCAAGTCTGTGATGAACACAGCAGGGAAT TCTGCTTCCTCACTCTTCCTCAAGAGTAACTTTGAGTACCTGAGAGGAAACTACCGCAAAGCAGTGAAGCTCTTAAACAGCTCCAACATCGCAGAGCACCCTGGGGCCATCAAAACAG GTGAATGTGTGCGCTGTATGTTCTGGAACAACCTGGGTTGCATACACTTTGCCATGGGGAAACACAACCTAGGTATATTCTACTTCAAAAAGGCCCTGCAGGAGAACGACCACACGTGTGCACAGCTGGGGGACGGTGGGGCGACGGGGAACGGGCAAT CTAAGCAGTTCTCGGGCATCCCCATGTGTGCGCTGCTAGCCAACAAGCGTTATGAGCTGCTGTATAACTGTGGGATCCAGCTGCTGCACATCGGCCGGCCCCTGGCGGCCTTCGACTGTCTGATGGATGCTGTGCAGGTGTACCACTCTAACCCTGGCCTCTGGTTACGGTTGGCTGAGTGCTGCATTGCTGCCAACAAGGGT AGCTTAGAACAAGACAACAAGGGTCTTCCGAGTAAAAAGGGTATCGTTCAGGCCATCGTTGGGCAGGGCTACCATCGCAAGATCATCCTGGCATCACAGTCCACCCAGAACACAATCTACAG tgATGGGCAGTCTGCAGCCATTCCGGTGGCCAGTATGGAGTTTGCAGCGATCTGTCTGAGGAACGGCCTGGTCCTCCTCCCTGATCACCAGCAGCAGGAGAACAAGGCAGAGAACGGCTCCAAGAcaaccagccagtcaggcagCACAGAGAGCGGCTCAGAGAACAGCGACGCCTGCAG TGGGAAAGGTCAAGAAGGAGACAAGTTCCTTTCTGCAGCACCGTCTTCACCTCTGAGGAAACAGGAGGTTGAAAACCTCAG GTGTTCCCTCCTGGCCTGCAGTGCCTACGTGGCCCTGGTGTTAGGAGACAACCTGATGGCCCTGAACCATGCAGAGAAGCTCCTTCACCAGACCAAGCTGTCTGGATCACTCAA gttCCTGGGACACCTGTATGCTGCAGAGGCCCTCATATCCCTGGACCGGATCTCAGAGGCCATCGGTCACCTCAACCCAGAGAACGTCACTGATGTCTCCATGGGGGTGTTGTCTAGCGAGCAGGACCAAG tgtttgtgttcaCAGGGCCAGATAAAGGGGATCTGGAGCCTGTCGAGTCAT CAGGGAAGCAGACTCCTCTGTGTTACCCCAGCACAGTGAGCTCAGCCCGGGCCATAATGCTGTTCAACCTGGGCAGTGCCTATTGTCTGAGGAGTGAGTACGAGAAGGCCCGCAAGTGCCTGCATCAG GCCGCCTCCATGGTGAACACCAAGGAGATTCCTCCTGAAGCCATCTTACTGGCTGTCTACCTGGAGCTGCAGAACG ggaaCACACAGCTCGCCCTGCAGATCATCAAACGTAACCAGCTCCTCCCCTCAGTGCTCCAGGCGCCCTCTCCAGACACACGAAAGAAGCCTGTTCCCCCCTCCTTCCAGCCTGTCCAACCACCCATCCAGATGCCCTCACCCTTCACAACAGTCCAGCGCAAATGA
- the LOC110507515 gene encoding CCR4-NOT transcription complex subunit 10 isoform X1 codes for MADNNTDQEKAIAANALEAFTAGNYEESLKHLGKLQELNKEDYKIALNKAIAEFYKSGQTTTCTLKQTLIAMKNQVHTSMEDIDGLDDVENSLLYYNQAIIHYHMRQYSEAIAIGERLYQFLEPFEEKFALAVCFLLVDLYLLTYQPEKALHLLAVLEKLSVQGNNKNGKGEVIFQAQCKFYIHRDPVVEAADFIQDNLRELTGGQSVNSANKDGRNQKAEFIGMIEAAKSKMHQYKVRAYIQMKSSKACKREIKSVMNTAGNSASSLFLKSNFEYLRGNYRKAVKLLNSSNIAEHPGAIKTGECVRCMFWNNLGCIHFAMGKHNLGIFYFKKALQENDHTCAQLGDGGATGNGQSKQFSGIPMCALLANKRYELLYNCGIQLLHIGRPLAAFDCLMDAVQVYHSNPGLWLRLAECCIAANKGSLEQDNKGLPSKKGIVQAIVGQGYHRKIILASQSTQNTIYSDGQSAAIPVASMEFAAICLRNGLVLLPDHQQQENKAENGSKTTSQSGSTESGSENSDACSGKGQEGDKFLSAAPSSPLRKQEVENLRCSLLACSAYVALVLGDNLMALNHAEKLLHQTKLSGSLKFLGHLYAAEALISLDRISEAIGHLNPENVTDVSMGVLSSEQDQVFVFTGPDKGDLEPVESSGKQTPLCYPSTVSSARAIMLFNLGSAYCLRSEYEKARKCLHQAASMVNTKEIPPEAILLAVYLELQNGNTQLALQIIKRNQLLPSVLQAPSPDTRKKPVPPSFQPVQPPIQMPSPFTTVQRK; via the exons ATGGCAGATAACAACACAG ACCAAGAAAAAGCAATAGCTGCAAATGCGTTGGAGGCGTTTACG GCTGGAAACTATGAGGAATCTTTGAAACACCTTGGAAAGCTGCAAGAGTTGAACAAGGAGGACTACAAGATTGCTTTGAATAAAGCAATAGCTGAATTCTACAAGAGCGGCCAAACCACCACATGCACCCTGAAGCAGACTCTTATTGCAATGAAAAACCAG GTTCACACTTCAATGGAGGATATTGATGGTTTGGATGATGTAGAAAACAGTCTTCTCTACTACAATCAAGCAATCATTCACTACCACATGAGACAGTACTCCGAAGCTATTGCTATTGGAGAGAGGCTGTACCAGTTTCTGGAGCCGTTTG AAGAGAAGTTTGCTCTGGCGGTCTGCTTCTTGCTGGTGGATCTGTACCTGCTAACGTACCAGCCAGAGAAGGCCCTCCATCTCCTTGCTGTGCTGGAGAAACTGTCTGTACAGGGAAATAACAAGAACGGCAAAGGGGAG GTAATATTTCAGGCACAGTGCAAGTTCTACATTCACAGGGACCCGGTAGTGGAGGCAGCAGACTTCATTCAGGATAATCTCAGGGAGCTTACTGGAGGACAG AGTGTCAACAGCGCCAACAAAGATGGTCGGAACCAGAAGGCAGAGTTCATTGGCATGATCGAAGCGGCAAAATCCAAAATGCACCAG TACAAAGTGCGAGCGTACATTCAGATGAAGTCATCAAAGGCCTGCAAAAGGGAGATCAAGTCTGTGATGAACACAGCAGGGAAT TCTGCTTCCTCACTCTTCCTCAAGAGTAACTTTGAGTACCTGAGAGGAAACTACCGCAAAGCAGTGAAGCTCTTAAACAGCTCCAACATCGCAGAGCACCCTGGGGCCATCAAAACAG GTGAATGTGTGCGCTGTATGTTCTGGAACAACCTGGGTTGCATACACTTTGCCATGGGGAAACACAACCTAGGTATATTCTACTTCAAAAAGGCCCTGCAGGAGAACGACCACACGTGTGCACAGCTGGGGGACGGTGGGGCGACGGGGAACGGGCAAT CTAAGCAGTTCTCGGGCATCCCCATGTGTGCGCTGCTAGCCAACAAGCGTTATGAGCTGCTGTATAACTGTGGGATCCAGCTGCTGCACATCGGCCGGCCCCTGGCGGCCTTCGACTGTCTGATGGATGCTGTGCAGGTGTACCACTCTAACCCTGGCCTCTGGTTACGGTTGGCTGAGTGCTGCATTGCTGCCAACAAGGGT AGCTTAGAACAAGACAACAAGGGTCTTCCGAGTAAAAAGGGTATCGTTCAGGCCATCGTTGGGCAGGGCTACCATCGCAAGATCATCCTGGCATCACAGTCCACCCAGAACACAATCTACAG tgATGGGCAGTCTGCAGCCATTCCGGTGGCCAGTATGGAGTTTGCAGCGATCTGTCTGAGGAACGGCCTGGTCCTCCTCCCTGATCACCAGCAGCAGGAGAACAAGGCAGAGAACGGCTCCAAGAcaaccagccagtcaggcagCACAGAGAGCGGCTCAGAGAACAGCGACGCCTGCAG TGGGAAAGGTCAAGAAGGAGACAAGTTCCTTTCTGCAGCACCGTCTTCACCTCTGAGGAAACAGGAGGTTGAAAACCTCAG GTGTTCCCTCCTGGCCTGCAGTGCCTACGTGGCCCTGGTGTTAGGAGACAACCTGATGGCCCTGAACCATGCAGAGAAGCTCCTTCACCAGACCAAGCTGTCTGGATCACTCAA gttCCTGGGACACCTGTATGCTGCAGAGGCCCTCATATCCCTGGACCGGATCTCAGAGGCCATCGGTCACCTCAACCCAGAGAACGTCACTGATGTCTCCATGGGGGTGTTGTCTAGCGAGCAGGACCAAG tgtttgtgttcaCAGGGCCAGATAAAGGGGATCTGGAGCCTGTCGAGTCAT CAGGGAAGCAGACTCCTCTGTGTTACCCCAGCACAGTGAGCTCAGCCCGGGCCATAATGCTGTTCAACCTGGGCAGTGCCTATTGTCTGAGGAGTGAGTACGAGAAGGCCCGCAAGTGCCTGCATCAG GCCGCCTCCATGGTGAACACCAAGGAGATTCCTCCTGAAGCCATCTTACTGGCTGTCTACCTGGAGCTGCAGAACG ggaaCACACAGCTCGCCCTGCAGATCATCAAACGTAACCAGCTCCTCCCCTCAGTGCTCCAGGCGCCCTCTCCAGACACACGAAAGAAGCCTGTTCCCCCCTCCTTCCAGCCTGTCCAACCACCCATCCAGATGCCCTCACCCTTCACAACAGTCCAGCGCAAATGA
- the LOC110507515 gene encoding CCR4-NOT transcription complex subunit 10 isoform X3, with product MADNNTDQEKAIAANALEAFTAGNYEESLKHLGKLQELNKEDYKIALNKAIAEFYKSGQTTTCTLKQTLIAMKNQVHTSMEDIDGLDDVENSLLYYNQAIIHYHMRQYSEAIAIGERLYQFLEPFEEKFALAVCFLLVDLYLLTYQPEKALHLLAVLEKLSVQGNNKNGKGEVIFQAQCKFYIHRDPVVEAADFIQDNLRELTGGQSVNSANKDGRNQKAEFIGMIEAAKSKMHQYKVRAYIQMKSSKACKREIKSVMNTAGNSASSLFLKSNFEYLRGNYRKAVKLLNSSNIAEHPGAIKTGECVRCMFWNNLGCIHFAMGKHNLGIFYFKKALQENDHTCAQLGDGGATGNGQSKQFSGIPMCALLANKRYELLYNCGIQLLHIGRPLAAFDCLMDAVQVYHSNPGLWLRLAECCIAANKGSLEQDNKGLPSKKGIVQAIVGQGYHRKIILASQSTQNTIYSDGQSAAIPVASMEFAAICLRNGLVLLPDHQQQENKAENGSKTTSQSGSTESGSENSDACSGKGQEGDKFLSAAPSSPLRKQEVENLRCSLLACSAYVALVLGDNLMALNHAEKLLHQTKLSGSLKFLGHLYAAEALISLDRISEAIGHLNPENVTDVSMGVLSSEQDQGPDKGDLEPVESSGKQTPLCYPSTVSSARAIMLFNLGSAYCLRSEYEKARKCLHQAASMVNTKEIPPEAILLAVYLELQNGNTQLALQIIKRNQLLPSVLQAPSPDTRKKPVPPSFQPVQPPIQMPSPFTTVQRK from the exons ATGGCAGATAACAACACAG ACCAAGAAAAAGCAATAGCTGCAAATGCGTTGGAGGCGTTTACG GCTGGAAACTATGAGGAATCTTTGAAACACCTTGGAAAGCTGCAAGAGTTGAACAAGGAGGACTACAAGATTGCTTTGAATAAAGCAATAGCTGAATTCTACAAGAGCGGCCAAACCACCACATGCACCCTGAAGCAGACTCTTATTGCAATGAAAAACCAG GTTCACACTTCAATGGAGGATATTGATGGTTTGGATGATGTAGAAAACAGTCTTCTCTACTACAATCAAGCAATCATTCACTACCACATGAGACAGTACTCCGAAGCTATTGCTATTGGAGAGAGGCTGTACCAGTTTCTGGAGCCGTTTG AAGAGAAGTTTGCTCTGGCGGTCTGCTTCTTGCTGGTGGATCTGTACCTGCTAACGTACCAGCCAGAGAAGGCCCTCCATCTCCTTGCTGTGCTGGAGAAACTGTCTGTACAGGGAAATAACAAGAACGGCAAAGGGGAG GTAATATTTCAGGCACAGTGCAAGTTCTACATTCACAGGGACCCGGTAGTGGAGGCAGCAGACTTCATTCAGGATAATCTCAGGGAGCTTACTGGAGGACAG AGTGTCAACAGCGCCAACAAAGATGGTCGGAACCAGAAGGCAGAGTTCATTGGCATGATCGAAGCGGCAAAATCCAAAATGCACCAG TACAAAGTGCGAGCGTACATTCAGATGAAGTCATCAAAGGCCTGCAAAAGGGAGATCAAGTCTGTGATGAACACAGCAGGGAAT TCTGCTTCCTCACTCTTCCTCAAGAGTAACTTTGAGTACCTGAGAGGAAACTACCGCAAAGCAGTGAAGCTCTTAAACAGCTCCAACATCGCAGAGCACCCTGGGGCCATCAAAACAG GTGAATGTGTGCGCTGTATGTTCTGGAACAACCTGGGTTGCATACACTTTGCCATGGGGAAACACAACCTAGGTATATTCTACTTCAAAAAGGCCCTGCAGGAGAACGACCACACGTGTGCACAGCTGGGGGACGGTGGGGCGACGGGGAACGGGCAAT CTAAGCAGTTCTCGGGCATCCCCATGTGTGCGCTGCTAGCCAACAAGCGTTATGAGCTGCTGTATAACTGTGGGATCCAGCTGCTGCACATCGGCCGGCCCCTGGCGGCCTTCGACTGTCTGATGGATGCTGTGCAGGTGTACCACTCTAACCCTGGCCTCTGGTTACGGTTGGCTGAGTGCTGCATTGCTGCCAACAAGGGT AGCTTAGAACAAGACAACAAGGGTCTTCCGAGTAAAAAGGGTATCGTTCAGGCCATCGTTGGGCAGGGCTACCATCGCAAGATCATCCTGGCATCACAGTCCACCCAGAACACAATCTACAG tgATGGGCAGTCTGCAGCCATTCCGGTGGCCAGTATGGAGTTTGCAGCGATCTGTCTGAGGAACGGCCTGGTCCTCCTCCCTGATCACCAGCAGCAGGAGAACAAGGCAGAGAACGGCTCCAAGAcaaccagccagtcaggcagCACAGAGAGCGGCTCAGAGAACAGCGACGCCTGCAG TGGGAAAGGTCAAGAAGGAGACAAGTTCCTTTCTGCAGCACCGTCTTCACCTCTGAGGAAACAGGAGGTTGAAAACCTCAG GTGTTCCCTCCTGGCCTGCAGTGCCTACGTGGCCCTGGTGTTAGGAGACAACCTGATGGCCCTGAACCATGCAGAGAAGCTCCTTCACCAGACCAAGCTGTCTGGATCACTCAA gttCCTGGGACACCTGTATGCTGCAGAGGCCCTCATATCCCTGGACCGGATCTCAGAGGCCATCGGTCACCTCAACCCAGAGAACGTCACTGATGTCTCCATGGGGGTGTTGTCTAGCGAGCAGGACCAAG GGCCAGATAAAGGGGATCTGGAGCCTGTCGAGTCAT CAGGGAAGCAGACTCCTCTGTGTTACCCCAGCACAGTGAGCTCAGCCCGGGCCATAATGCTGTTCAACCTGGGCAGTGCCTATTGTCTGAGGAGTGAGTACGAGAAGGCCCGCAAGTGCCTGCATCAG GCCGCCTCCATGGTGAACACCAAGGAGATTCCTCCTGAAGCCATCTTACTGGCTGTCTACCTGGAGCTGCAGAACG ggaaCACACAGCTCGCCCTGCAGATCATCAAACGTAACCAGCTCCTCCCCTCAGTGCTCCAGGCGCCCTCTCCAGACACACGAAAGAAGCCTGTTCCCCCCTCCTTCCAGCCTGTCCAACCACCCATCCAGATGCCCTCACCCTTCACAACAGTCCAGCGCAAATGA